Within Lolium rigidum isolate FL_2022 chromosome 5, APGP_CSIRO_Lrig_0.1, whole genome shotgun sequence, the genomic segment TTTTTTATAAATGTTTGCTATGCGGAATTTTTTGTTGCTACTTCCGATTAGAAGGTCGtacttgtgttcgatgaaatgctaaaGTAGAGATTGGTACGCGGGCGCCTATTTCTATGGTAGATTTGGGCCCGAAATAGTCTGGATTTGCACAAGTTTGAATGGTTATATTCAACGAAAAGAAACTGATGTAGTGTATTACAATTGAGCATTACAGGATGTGCTTATTTGATTCCTCATTTCCATGATTCAATCTTGTTTGATCACCATTTCAGAGCGTCGTTACTCTTGTGATCTAATTTGAATGGTGATATCTGACTAATAGAGTTTGCATTTATAAGTGATTCTTATTTAATTATGTGCTAATTGTTTTGTCCATGCGTTCCAGATTCAAGTTTGAATGGTTATATTGAACAAAAAGAGATTGTTTTAGTTTATTACGGCAGAGCATTAGATGTGCTTATCTGATTCCTGATTTCCATATTTCAATCTTGTCTTATCACCATTTTAGAGTGTCGTTCCTATGGTGATCGAGTGGTGATATCTGACTAATAGAGTTTGCGTTTATACATGATAGTATGATACGGTAATATACTTGATTTCGTGCTGATTTCCTTAAACAACGACATCAAATCACCTATTTTAGATTGAACAAGTCATCCACTTGTTCATATATCCTTGTAATGGTGGCATGCTCCCATCGAATTTTTACGCACCGTGTACTCGACTAACTCTGTAAATATGCTTGATTATCCAGGAGCTGCTATTCTCGTATAATATAGCTGTGGACCGATCTGAGGAAATGAAGAAGACATTGAACAAATCTGCTGCCAGTGTAGGCCTTCAGCTTCCAGATGTCTACCAGCCATGAGAGCTTATTTTCTACAAGTCTGCTACCCGTGGTACTGTTTTCTGGGCAACTTTGCTTGACTTACGAAATTCCAGTTGTTCTGGAAAGTTTAGCTTGCTAGCTGTAAGCGCCTGTACTCTTCCCAATAATGAGCTGTAGCATTGGTTTTGTTGATGGTTTACACTACCTTGTGGCGTATTTGTTCCTTTTGAAGTTAATTTATGAGAATCCATCAATTTCCTGTTGTAATTTGCACAGAATCTAAATTGCTTTTTGGTGGGCTGCTCGTTTCTGTGACCATTCAATCCTTCATCTTTATATTACTATTTTGTGGAGAACTTCAGTTATGTCTATCTGACCTGCTTTATTACAAAGTCATGAACGAAAGCAGTCAATAGAAGTATAGAGCTGCTTAAACTCTTCTCTTGCTATGTCCACTTTTGCCATGCAAGGCACATGCCCTAGAATTCGGAATATCTAATGTAAACATGTACAAACAATACAGTGAGAGATGTGGATAATACTTCAGTTCATTACACTCTCcttaaaaatatattttctgATGTAAAGAATGAGGTCAACTCACAGTGGCCATATCTATGGACAAATACTCAAAACATATATGAGTAATACCTATCAGCTCATGTCCTTCACGGGCTGGGAAGATTCAACTTCTATCTGAGAGTTATTCTCCTTAGTATCGTGCTGAACTGTTTCATCGTCAGATATTGCATTACCTTGTGTGGATGTTCGTGCGGGGCTTGTATTTGCACTACTAATTTCCTTAGCATCGTCCTCGCTTGTTTCTTCCTTACATGCTTCCATAGCTGCTACTGATGTTCCAGCACCTTCACTTCCTTTTTGTGCCCAAGCTGGAGAAGAAGACACTGTTCTGTTGCCATCGTTCTTGCTCTTGTCATGTGAACCATCTTCAAAGGAGCCGTAGTCTATATTCTGCAGTACTGTTGGAATCTGAATCCCCCCTACGAGTACTTCCTTCTCTCGCGTCTCTATATCAATCTTCTCCCTTGCGCTAGTCACATCCAACCCAATGTATGGAGTGTAGAACCCAGCTTCCAAAGCGCCCTCACCTACCTGTGAACGGAAGTCGTTCATTGGAGGAGGGATCTTGGTGAAGAACACTTCAGCAAAGTTTTCTGCGATGCTCCTCCGGTAAGGATTGTCCTGTTTGTCATAATTGTATCTGAAGTTTTCGTATGTTGTCTGCATAATTTGTAGCTAATATCAGTAAAGCtatgcaatgttgatattaatataaAGTACAACCTTAATAAGCAAAGCAAATGTTAGAAACTCCTATATCACGAACCATACGTTCATTATCTAATGAGTCCTCTATATACCTTCTATGATGGATGTTTTAATAAATTTTCCAATACGGCTCTGCCCCATTTTTTCACCATGGCAGGAAACTCACATTTTCCTGTTGTTTCTACTTGATTGACCAAGGCAGGAAATAGATATTTTCCTGCCCCTCCATCTTGGTAACTGTCACTTGGCTTTTTATGGGTGCAGGCTTTCAAAATATGCTCAAACAATAAACAAGTTTTTATGAGCAGCGAAGCAGGTTTCTATGTTTTCTGCAACATCATCTACTATGTAATGTTACAAATTGAATGGTATCCATGGGAATGATGCTTGAAGGAGATATAACACATGGCAAACGGTTCCAGTCCCAAACACACTTTGCACGCTCAACAGTACATCACCATTTTTCTGTGTGTGCAATATGATTGCACTGGGCCACCATCTTGTGCACGCTCTAGCATTGCGGGTACAATTAGTTCCATAACTTCTTAGAGACACCATTTCATATAAATAGCTAAAGAATGAAACAAACTTTGGCAAAATAGCGTATTTCACAACAATGGTGCAGCCATGTCATGGTAGTATATTGTACTGCTAGTTCAAGAGAATAGACCTAGTATTTTGTAGTGTACTCAAGTGCATTACTTGAGTCTCAAGAGCTAAATTGTAACAAGAATTTAACATTGCAGCAGAAGGAAGCAAATTTTACCTGATTAGTACTGATCAGATATAGGTGCAATACTGTTAGGCCACCAACGAACCATACAACAATGGAAGTATAGATGATCAGCACAAAAGAGTACACTTCCTTGCGCAAGGCCCTCCAGATAGAGCCACCGTTGTCTTCCCTTTCGCCATAGACATTCAGCCATGAAAAGATTAAGACGGACATGCACAGGAACGTTGATGTGGCTATGAACATGAAGAAAAAGCGGTAGTTCCTCTGCGAGGGAAGAGAAGACATTGGGATTATGATGGTTCAGTTGCAATTATCTGAGAGTGCAAATATGAATATAACTCGGTCAGTATTTCTGTATAAGACATTGTTGGGTTCTTGAAAAAACACATGTATGATGCTTAATTTTTGGTTAATCTGGTCGTTGAATGCCTGCTATTCTTCTTTGATGTCAAGTTCTCTTCGTTGTGATGAATTCTTGGAACTGTCCCTGAGGCGGTGAGGCCTCAAAAGTCAGCTGGTGGAGGATATGTTAGTGTTAGGTATAGACCTTGTAAGGTGATCTTAGCTGCAAACCTGGTCAGATAATGAAATGCTCCCACAACTTGCTATCACTAGCGGTATGCTCTAATTTGACTTAATTGGTTTAGAGAAGTTTTGTAAAGCTTGGACTACTGTTGCAACTGTAAGCACAAGTTTAAATCTCTTGGTAAACTATTTCTTTTGAGATAGCGTCCCTTTGccagaaaaaaaaaaggtgatTAGGCTTGGTAACTCTACATGGAAACAACATTTGATCTTTTCTCCTGAAAATAAAGTTTGGTGAACAATATTTGGTTTTACTCTGTTAGATGTGTATCATAATATCCTATATGCCTAATGGTAGGGGAATAGATAATACTCACATGGTAGGAGAATAGAATGCCAGAATTGCAGACTTAATGCACATGGTCACTTTTGTACTTACAAGTCCAATGCACTGGCCAACCCATGGGCAGTGGTGATCAAACTTCTGGACGCAGTTGTTGCAGATGGAGCAGTGTGAGGATCGTGGTGGGCGGTACCTGAGGCAGGTCTCGCAGAACTTGAGCTTCACTGTGAAGCCATTCACGATGACATCCTTCGTCCGGCGGAACCTCATCCGTGGGGTGCCCCCCATACTCCACTCCATCGATGGCGTGGTAGGGAGGTTTCGTTCGTCGGCTTCAGGCGGCGGAGCTCTTGTGTTTCGTGGCACTATTCCCGGGTCTCTGGCCGATGTCATGAACAGGAAGAACAGGTCCTACAAATGTTTTGGTCAATATGAAACGGGTCGTTCATTCAGTGCCGCACATGGTGTATATACTGGCAATTGGAATTTTAATGCTAAACGCCTTGTTGATGTCAGTTTCAGGTGTGAAGGCTGGAAAGGTTTCTGTGTCGATCCATTGTGATTGTGGGGTATGAGTATGACAGCAGAGCTTATGACAAAGGTGCCACTGAAGATATGCAGACAGCAAAGATGAGCACTAACCACTAATGTTGTGATGATAACAATCAGAAGCGCAGCCCGGTGCATGTGTGGTTGCCCGTTGGAGCGAAAGAACTTGGACTGCATCTGGTAGCAGAAGACGATGGCTGGGCCAGCGACGAGGAACGTAGACAGCAACAGGGAGGCCGCGTCCGGCCCGAGTATAAGCCTTCCGCCACACAGGAATACCTGCAGAGACCAAGGATAATTTGTTGTGAATACACTCTGCTATCTCACACAAGAACATGGAGCTTTCAAGAACCTCATGTCAGCTGAAAGGCTGTCTACAGTCGCGCAGCTGCCATAGCGCCCAGCTCTACTGACCATGACACATAGAAGAAGGCGAAGAGGGGAGTCGAGCAAAGCATGCACTTACGTTGTTCCCCTTCCAGTCCTGGTAGAGCCGCTTGGGCCGggacggcgacgccgacgacggctCAACCTCCGGCGGCATCGACGGCACCatcatcatgttcctccgctcgcTGTTGCTGCTTCTAGCATGGGCGAGTTTGAGAATTTTCTGTGTCTGCCTAGCTCTGGTCGACGAGACAGACAGATGCAGCCCAGCGAGCCGGCGGCAGGGACGATGACGATGGCATTGATGTCGCCGTCGTTGGGATGGTCGCACACCGTGCTGCCACCTCTGGAGTACCTCGCTGTTGTTTAAGACGTTGTTGCAGGCAGGACAAGATTTGGACTTTGGGGCGTTGAGGAAAGCGAGGGAGAAATTTGTTTGTTTGCTTGTACGTCCGGTTGGTTAGGCGCGGACAAAGGACAGGGCGGCGATCCCAATTGACCATGATGTGCACCTATCTCTTTTTCGTTTCACTCGCACTCCCGTGAAATTATGGTCGCCAAACCACAAAACGGCTAGGATGGATGGAGCTTACATTGATTATTTTTCATCTCACAGCTATGGCATTTCACGCTCGGCACAAAGCCCATTGCTGGGCCATGCTCCTGCATATCGGATTCTAAATATATTATTGAAAGGGTGTGACTATTTTTTAGTCGACTCGTTCTCGGTTAGATGATATCATCAAATCTCAGTTATAATTTATGTTGCAACTGataactagcacgaatcacgaagcAAATTTAACGGTCTAGATAATTTTTTCTTAGTTGCTactccacttgcaactgaaaaaatctcaATTGTAAGTCCACTTAAAATTCAGTTGCAACGAATCACGTTGCAAATCAAGCGGTGTAGGACTTAAATGAGCACGAACTAGCAAATCCCTGTGGAAAAGCTTGTCTGATGGATGATTGCTATCACCTAGAGACCGAGTTTGCGAAAATTCAGTTTCAACATAACTATCATGAATCAAACTCTGTAGCTCACGAACTAGCTAGGCTAGCACGGGGTTGTGAGCAACATGTCTAGCTCGATGATCCACCTATGTCTATTATACCTCTCTTTATCAAGGCTGTAACCTATGTGACCAATGAATAAAAAGTAGTATAATGATGTTTAAAAACTTAGTTGATTATCTCTACATTTTAGCGATTATATCTCCTTGGGCTTTACGAAGTTTTCTGAAAAACTAAAATATATCCCTTTCTTGACCATGAATAGTATCCCTTTCTTGGGTTCAAGGGACGGATGAATTTCGTTGGAGTCTCACCAAGAATTGTGTATTTTCGGTCAGCTCCATGTACACAGCTCTATGTATTCCATCACAACCGGTTTTAAATAATAAATTcgtctggaagatgaagatacctcttaAAATAAAGgtatttgcatggtatcttcgtcgaggtgtgattcttactaaagataaccttgtaaaatGCAACTAGCATGGTTGTACGAAATGTGTGTTTTGTCAcgaagatgagacaataaaacatattttcttgttgctagatctatatggtcaatcattcagatagggtctaccttatatccacctcgtagcattgcaaacatctttggcaattggctaaatggggttgATTTTAGGTACAAAACtattatcagagtgggagcgattgcggtAGCATGGTCgatgtggctatgtagaaatgacaagattttgaaTGACAAAAATTCATCTATCTTGCAGGTTATTTACCGGTGTAcaactttgctccgttcatggtcgccacttcagcgtttgaaagatcgagacctctttacggaggtgtctacacggttgttgGAGAACACGGCTACGaagtttattacccaacatgggtggctgcataatcgA encodes:
- the LOC124653032 gene encoding probable protein S-acyltransferase 4, giving the protein MMMVPSMPPEVEPSSASPSRPKRLYQDWKGNNVFLCGGRLILGPDAASLLLSTFLVAGPAIVFCYQMQSKFFRSNGQPHMHRAALLIVIITTLVDLFFLFMTSARDPGIVPRNTRAPPPEADERNLPTTPSMEWSMGGTPRMRFRRTKDVIVNGFTVKLKFCETCLRYRPPRSSHCSICNNCVQKFDHHCPWVGQCIGLRNYRFFFMFIATSTFLCMSVLIFSWLNVYGEREDNGGSIWRALRKEVYSFVLIIYTSIVVWFVGGLTVLHLYLISTNQTTYENFRYNYDKQDNPYRRSIAENFAEVFFTKIPPPMNDFRSQVGEGALEAGFYTPYIGLDVTSAREKIDIETREKEVLVGGIQIPTVLQNIDYGSFEDGSHDKSKNDGNRTVSSSPAWAQKGSEGAGTSVAAMEACKEETSEDDAKEISSANTSPARTSTQGNAISDDETVQHDTKENNSQIEVESSQPVKDMS